A genomic region of Oceaniferula marina contains the following coding sequences:
- a CDS encoding M16 family metallopeptidase codes for MQFPATRASSHILSNGLTVILEADHTAPVISTQIWVETGSIHEGAHLGAGISHLLEHMVFKGTESYSGSELSDVVQAAGGEWNAYTTFDRTVYYIDGPAESTQTFLKVLSEMVFKPSFPEDEFEKEKGVIRREIDMGLDDPDDRNGRLLYSTALANDPRKQPVIGHMELFNRLTHQDMLDYHRQRYTTENTFLSISGDFDTQELLSYLEEITADIDRQFNQPVSLSPEPAQLGTRIRRETFAIPSSKLTLAWQTPSLEHPDAAPLDLLATILGSGRSSRLYQNIREKTDLCHHIGSWSMIPPHLPGLFAVSAIVDLEKRDSLQDAILQQINELQDADLDEEIQKAVRMTLSSQFRSLTTASGRASDLASNWHEARNLDFTRDYVEELSHVTASDLRRVIKTYLVPQRLTITSLDPEGTSENLEQAQASAKREAIQSRTLDNGLTLITQRDPRLPTVSITVATLTGLPSETQETSGINALLASLMPKGTHSRSAKEIALTMDSMGARFGVSCGNNTTLASASCLAPDLEHTLTILADVIQTPILPDDALDRERNAMISALREQEEDPLSVAFRRLRPSLFGPEGYGLHSLGTENSLHQLDRDALLAHHQKYFTAANTVIAVFGDIDPDAAAAMVQQQFANMPRGERMQAVPQDFQEASRHALKLDKQQAVLTVGFPGASASDPDTHALELINDYCTDMAGPLFTKIREELGLAYYVSATQFHGINTGMFAFYLGTSPDQLATAQDHLLAEIDKIAENGIPEEKLDNVKTTWLASHALANQKLGSLARLSAIDSLLGFEPDHHLKAPEHIRKLSADDIRAAARKFLSNHQAVVVSVSPSH; via the coding sequence ATGCAGTTTCCCGCCACCCGAGCAAGCAGTCACATCTTATCCAACGGACTCACCGTCATTCTCGAAGCTGACCACACAGCCCCTGTTATCAGCACCCAGATCTGGGTGGAAACCGGCAGCATCCACGAAGGAGCACACCTCGGAGCTGGCATTTCCCATTTGCTCGAACACATGGTTTTCAAAGGCACGGAAAGCTATAGCGGAAGCGAACTCTCGGATGTCGTTCAGGCCGCAGGTGGCGAATGGAATGCCTACACCACCTTCGATCGCACGGTTTACTACATTGACGGGCCGGCAGAGAGCACCCAGACCTTCCTCAAGGTGCTCAGCGAAATGGTCTTCAAGCCAAGCTTCCCGGAGGATGAGTTCGAAAAAGAAAAAGGAGTCATTCGCCGCGAGATCGATATGGGACTGGACGACCCCGACGACCGCAACGGGCGTCTTCTCTACTCTACCGCACTCGCCAACGATCCACGCAAGCAACCGGTCATCGGCCACATGGAACTCTTCAACCGGCTCACCCACCAGGACATGCTGGACTACCATCGTCAGCGTTATACGACGGAAAATACCTTCCTCAGCATTTCCGGAGACTTTGATACCCAAGAACTTCTCAGCTACCTGGAAGAAATCACCGCTGATATCGATCGCCAATTCAATCAGCCCGTCTCCCTTTCCCCGGAACCAGCCCAACTCGGCACCAGGATTCGACGCGAAACCTTCGCCATCCCCAGCTCAAAACTCACCCTCGCCTGGCAAACCCCCAGCCTCGAGCACCCGGATGCCGCCCCCCTCGACTTACTCGCCACCATTCTTGGATCCGGCCGCTCAAGCCGACTGTATCAAAACATCCGTGAAAAAACCGACCTTTGCCATCACATCGGCTCCTGGAGCATGATCCCACCACATCTGCCCGGTTTATTTGCGGTTTCCGCCATTGTTGATCTGGAAAAGCGAGACAGCCTGCAGGATGCCATCCTCCAACAAATCAATGAACTTCAAGATGCCGATCTGGATGAGGAAATCCAAAAAGCCGTCCGGATGACCTTGTCGAGCCAATTCCGAAGTCTCACCACAGCATCCGGAAGGGCATCAGACCTCGCATCGAATTGGCACGAAGCACGCAACCTCGATTTCACCCGTGACTACGTCGAAGAGCTCTCCCATGTCACCGCCTCGGATCTGCGTAGAGTCATCAAAACTTACCTGGTCCCCCAGCGACTAACCATTACATCCCTTGATCCGGAGGGAACCAGTGAAAACCTGGAACAAGCACAAGCTTCGGCCAAACGTGAAGCCATACAATCGCGCACACTCGATAACGGCCTGACCCTGATTACCCAGCGCGACCCAAGACTTCCCACGGTCTCGATCACAGTGGCAACACTAACCGGCCTACCCTCGGAAACTCAGGAAACATCAGGGATCAACGCTCTGCTGGCCAGCCTGATGCCCAAAGGCACACACAGCCGCAGCGCCAAGGAAATCGCACTGACCATGGATTCCATGGGAGCACGTTTCGGCGTTTCCTGCGGGAACAACACCACACTGGCCAGCGCCTCCTGCCTGGCTCCAGATCTGGAGCACACCCTGACGATCCTCGCCGATGTCATCCAAACTCCGATCCTTCCGGATGACGCTCTTGACCGCGAGAGGAATGCCATGATCTCAGCCCTGCGCGAACAAGAGGAAGACCCGCTTTCGGTTGCCTTCCGACGTCTGCGCCCGTCCCTGTTCGGGCCTGAAGGATACGGCTTACACAGTCTGGGCACGGAGAACTCGCTTCACCAACTCGACCGGGATGCGCTGCTGGCTCACCACCAGAAATACTTCACCGCAGCCAACACCGTCATTGCGGTGTTCGGAGATATTGATCCGGATGCCGCGGCCGCCATGGTTCAACAACAATTTGCCAACATGCCACGAGGCGAGCGCATGCAAGCCGTCCCCCAAGACTTCCAAGAGGCAAGCCGACACGCTCTGAAGCTCGACAAACAGCAAGCCGTGCTCACCGTCGGTTTCCCCGGTGCCTCAGCATCCGACCCGGACACCCATGCCCTGGAACTCATCAACGATTACTGCACGGACATGGCCGGACCACTGTTCACAAAGATCCGGGAGGAGCTCGGGCTCGCCTACTATGTCTCGGCCACCCAGTTTCATGGTATCAACACCGGCATGTTTGCCTTCTATCTCGGAACCTCCCCCGATCAGTTGGCGACCGCTCAAGATCACCTGCTCGCCGAAATTGATAAAATTGCCGAGAACGGCATCCCGGAAGAAAAACTAGACAACGTCAAAACAACTTGGCTGGCATCCCACGCACTCGCCAACCAAAAACTAGGGTCATTGGCTCGACTCAGCGCCATCGACAGCCTGCTAGGGTTCGAGCCGGACCATCACCTAAAGGCACCGGAGCACATCCGCAAGTTGTCGGCCGATGACATCCGCGCCGCTGCCCGCAAATTCCTGAGCAACCATCAGGCGGTGGTTGTCAGTGTCTCCCCCAGCCATTAA
- the metX gene encoding homoserine O-acetyltransferase MetX — MKPTTQTTLIHRLDEEPLELRCGGSLPVVDIAYQRWGEMNEDKSNVILLSHALSGSHHASGYNPSLPEAGDLWKEELHDGWWNDFLGPGKAIDTDQFCVLCVNYLGGCYGSTGPSSINPETGKAYGKSFPQISISDQVAIQVALLDSMGVDVLHAAIGPSVGGLVSLTFATLHPGRVKNVIPIASSMKTTVLNRLILFEQILAIENDPHFNGGDYYDGAHPDYGLALARMISHKTFVHLDAIERRARQEVHQDSETLAWYQVQDTFQSYMLHQGKKFVKRFDANTYLRIIDMWSRYDACREIGVETPKELFDRCAAHGQKFLVFSIDSDFCFYPEEQAAIVSGLEESGVETMHITVHSDKGHDSFLLEPSLYTPHIAYALSL; from the coding sequence ATGAAACCGACCACCCAGACAACCTTGATTCATCGTCTCGATGAGGAACCTCTTGAGCTGCGATGTGGTGGCTCTCTTCCTGTCGTGGATATCGCCTATCAGCGCTGGGGCGAGATGAATGAGGATAAATCGAATGTCATCCTGTTGTCACACGCACTATCGGGTTCCCATCACGCATCGGGATACAATCCATCGCTTCCCGAAGCCGGAGACCTTTGGAAAGAAGAGCTGCATGACGGCTGGTGGAATGATTTTCTCGGGCCGGGCAAGGCCATTGATACGGATCAATTCTGTGTCCTCTGTGTGAACTACCTCGGCGGTTGCTATGGCAGCACCGGTCCATCATCGATCAATCCGGAAACGGGTAAAGCCTATGGGAAGTCGTTCCCCCAGATTTCGATCTCAGACCAGGTGGCCATTCAAGTGGCTTTGCTCGATTCGATGGGTGTGGATGTGTTGCATGCGGCGATTGGGCCGTCGGTTGGCGGATTGGTTTCGCTGACCTTTGCCACCTTGCATCCCGGGCGGGTTAAAAACGTGATTCCGATTGCCAGTAGCATGAAAACGACGGTGCTGAATCGTCTGATTTTGTTTGAGCAGATCCTCGCGATTGAAAACGATCCTCATTTCAACGGTGGCGATTATTACGACGGAGCCCACCCGGATTATGGTTTGGCTCTTGCCCGGATGATTTCTCATAAGACCTTTGTGCATTTGGACGCGATTGAGCGCCGCGCTCGCCAAGAGGTCCATCAGGACAGTGAGACCCTGGCATGGTATCAGGTTCAGGATACCTTCCAGAGTTATATGCTCCACCAAGGAAAGAAGTTTGTGAAACGCTTCGATGCCAATACCTACCTCAGAATCATCGACATGTGGTCGCGATACGATGCTTGTCGGGAGATCGGGGTGGAGACGCCGAAAGAGTTGTTTGACCGCTGTGCCGCCCATGGTCAGAAGTTTCTGGTTTTCAGTATTGATTCGGATTTTTGTTTCTACCCGGAAGAGCAGGCTGCGATTGTGTCCGGCCTTGAGGAAAGCGGAGTGGAAACCATGCATATCACCGTACACTCGGACAAAGGGCATGACTCGTTTTTGCTCGAGCCCTCACTTTACACTCCACACATTGCTTACGCGTTGTCGTTGTAA
- a CDS encoding pyrimidine/purine nucleoside phosphorylase produces MQFSNVTAEAKANVYFDGKVVSHGITLEDGSTKTFGLIYPGVYHFATEAAERMEIIDGECIVVLDGSDDSSVYAAGQYFEVPANAGFTITVSEGIGQYICSYIETV; encoded by the coding sequence ATGCAATTCTCCAATGTAACAGCTGAAGCCAAGGCCAATGTGTATTTTGATGGTAAGGTCGTGTCCCATGGGATCACCCTGGAGGACGGATCAACCAAGACTTTCGGGCTGATTTACCCTGGGGTGTATCACTTTGCCACGGAAGCTGCCGAGAGAATGGAAATCATCGATGGTGAGTGCATCGTGGTTCTCGATGGCAGCGATGATTCCAGCGTCTACGCTGCGGGTCAATATTTTGAGGTCCCAGCCAATGCGGGCTTCACCATCACGGTGAGTGAGGGGATTGGTCAGTATATCTGCTCGTATATCGAGACTGTCTGA
- a CDS encoding RidA family protein, whose translation MSAIEEKIQSLGYTLPEAPAPAGSYVNCVRSGNQLFLAGGIPPFDTDTYLGKVPTDTSLETAQEAARLITLNRLAVVKEEIGDLDKVVRIVNVGGFVNSEPDFYQHPAVINGCSDLLVEIFGDKGIHSRTAMGAAALPLNVSVEINMVVEVE comes from the coding sequence ATGTCTGCTATCGAAGAAAAAATCCAATCCCTCGGATACACCTTACCCGAAGCCCCGGCACCAGCCGGTTCTTATGTTAACTGCGTTCGCTCTGGCAACCAGCTCTTCCTCGCCGGTGGTATTCCCCCATTTGACACCGATACCTATCTCGGCAAGGTTCCAACAGACACCTCGCTGGAAACTGCCCAGGAAGCGGCCCGCTTGATCACCTTAAACCGACTCGCCGTCGTGAAAGAAGAAATCGGCGACCTCGACAAAGTGGTGCGCATTGTCAACGTTGGCGGCTTTGTCAACTCTGAGCCGGACTTCTATCAACACCCCGCAGTGATTAATGGCTGCTCTGATTTGCTGGTTGAAATTTTTGGTGACAAAGGCATCCACTCCCGCACTGCAATGGGAGCAGCAGCCCTGCCTCTGAACGTCTCCGTTGAAATCAACATGGTGGTCGAAGTCGAATAA
- a CDS encoding CTP synthase encodes MPQPTKYIFVTGGVVSSLGKGLAAASLGTLLEHRGLSVMLQKFDPYLNVDPGTMSPFQHGEVYVLDDGAETDLDLGHYERFTNCTLSKFNNLTSGQVFENVIRKERRGEYLGKTVQFIPHCTDEIKARINDVALRTDADIIITEIGGTVGDIEGHLFLEALRQFSLDVGRENVCFIHVTLLPLIKAAGEIKTKPTQQSVAKLREIGIQPDIIVCRTEHDLDEDNKRKIAMFCNVEKKNVVAFRDVDHTIYECPIDLRRDRLDRMVCDKIGIESPTPDMSDWQSFVDHIINPTHEVRIAVVGKYIELQDAYKSIYESLTHAGAAHDTRVTITRVDAEAIEKEGAAAHLSGVNGILIPGGFGDRGTEGKILTCQYARENHIPYFGICLGMQIATIEFARNVCGMPEANSTEFDKDSPDPVISLQEEQKGIKDMGATMRLGANDSNILPGTKTAELYGKETISERHRHRYEFNPAYREQLESKGLKISAVSAQEGLVEVVEIPEHPFFIGAQYHPEFQSKPNNPHPIFSGFIAAALTHSSQ; translated from the coding sequence ATGCCTCAGCCAACCAAATATATCTTCGTCACCGGTGGTGTCGTTTCTTCCCTCGGAAAAGGACTCGCCGCAGCATCCCTCGGAACCTTGCTCGAGCACAGAGGACTTTCTGTGATGCTTCAAAAATTCGACCCCTACCTCAATGTTGACCCCGGCACCATGTCACCATTCCAACACGGTGAAGTCTACGTCCTTGATGATGGTGCCGAAACCGACCTCGACCTTGGTCACTACGAGCGATTCACCAACTGCACCTTGTCCAAGTTCAACAACCTGACATCGGGCCAGGTCTTTGAAAACGTCATCCGCAAAGAACGCCGCGGTGAGTATCTCGGAAAAACCGTTCAGTTCATCCCCCACTGCACCGACGAAATCAAAGCTCGGATCAACGATGTGGCCCTACGCACTGATGCCGATATTATCATCACCGAAATCGGTGGTACCGTAGGAGACATCGAAGGTCACCTCTTCCTTGAAGCATTACGGCAGTTCTCCCTCGATGTCGGTAGAGAAAACGTCTGCTTCATTCACGTTACCCTGTTGCCTCTGATCAAGGCTGCCGGTGAAATCAAAACCAAACCAACCCAACAGTCGGTCGCCAAATTGCGTGAAATCGGAATCCAGCCCGATATCATCGTCTGCCGGACGGAACATGACCTCGACGAGGACAACAAACGGAAAATCGCCATGTTCTGTAACGTTGAGAAAAAAAATGTCGTGGCTTTCCGCGATGTCGACCACACGATTTACGAATGCCCGATCGACTTGCGCCGCGACCGCCTCGACCGCATGGTCTGCGATAAAATTGGTATCGAATCTCCAACCCCGGATATGAGTGATTGGCAAAGCTTTGTTGACCACATCATCAACCCGACTCACGAAGTCAGGATCGCCGTCGTCGGCAAATACATCGAACTGCAGGACGCCTACAAATCGATCTACGAATCACTCACCCATGCAGGTGCAGCCCATGACACCCGAGTCACCATTACGCGGGTCGATGCCGAAGCCATCGAAAAAGAGGGTGCCGCAGCCCACCTGAGCGGAGTCAATGGTATCCTCATCCCAGGTGGATTTGGCGACCGGGGCACCGAAGGCAAAATCCTCACCTGCCAATACGCCCGGGAAAACCACATCCCCTACTTCGGAATCTGTCTGGGGATGCAAATTGCGACCATCGAGTTTGCCCGCAATGTCTGCGGCATGCCCGAGGCCAACTCAACCGAATTCGACAAAGACAGCCCCGATCCAGTCATTTCCTTACAGGAAGAGCAAAAAGGCATCAAGGATATGGGAGCGACCATGCGACTTGGAGCCAACGACTCGAATATCCTGCCCGGCACAAAAACCGCCGAGCTCTACGGCAAGGAAACCATCAGCGAACGCCACAGACACCGTTATGAATTCAACCCGGCATACCGGGAGCAACTGGAATCCAAGGGACTCAAGATCAGTGCCGTTTCGGCCCAGGAAGGACTTGTCGAAGTGGTTGAAATCCCGGAGCACCCATTTTTCATTGGGGCGCAATATCACCCGGAGTTCCAGTCGAAACCAAACAACCCTCACCCGATCTTCTCCGGCTTCATTGCCGCGGCACTGACTCATTCGTCACAATAA
- the kdsB gene encoding 3-deoxy-manno-octulosonate cytidylyltransferase: MASSGKHHILGIIPARWASTRFPGKPLHLIAGKPLVQHVWERCQQCRNLDAIAIATDDVRICEAATAFGASVIMTSDSHPTGTDRIAEAARAFPQASHVINIQGDEPLIDPALIDQLADSLCEDPGISMATAANPLMDDDLIKDPNVVKVVLALNGDALYFSRSAIPFQRSKSPELTLYRHKGIYAYRRDFLEQFVSWPPSPLELAESLEQLRALENNARIKVLITDDESPGVDTLEQAQAIEALLI, encoded by the coding sequence GTGGCTAGTTCTGGAAAACATCACATCCTCGGCATCATCCCAGCTCGCTGGGCCTCGACCCGCTTCCCTGGAAAACCCCTCCACCTGATTGCCGGAAAACCTCTGGTCCAACACGTGTGGGAACGCTGTCAACAGTGCCGGAACCTCGATGCCATCGCCATCGCCACGGATGATGTGCGCATCTGCGAGGCCGCCACTGCATTCGGAGCCTCCGTCATCATGACATCAGACAGCCACCCGACTGGCACCGACCGGATCGCCGAGGCAGCCCGGGCATTCCCCCAAGCCTCCCATGTCATCAACATCCAGGGGGACGAACCCTTGATCGATCCCGCACTCATCGACCAGCTTGCCGATAGCCTCTGTGAGGATCCTGGTATCTCCATGGCTACTGCAGCCAACCCCCTCATGGATGACGATCTGATCAAAGACCCGAATGTGGTCAAGGTCGTCTTGGCTCTCAATGGCGATGCCCTGTATTTTTCCCGTAGCGCCATTCCTTTCCAGCGCTCAAAGAGTCCGGAACTTACACTCTACCGGCACAAAGGAATCTATGCCTACCGCCGCGATTTTCTCGAACAGTTCGTCTCATGGCCCCCAAGCCCACTCGAACTTGCCGAATCCCTCGAACAACTCCGGGCACTCGAAAACAATGCCCGCATCAAAGTCTTGATTACCGATGACGAATCGCCGGGGGTCGACACCCTCGAACAAGCCCAAGCCATCGAAGCCCTGCTAATCTGA
- a CDS encoding sodium:solute symporter family transporter yields MDRAVHTYFTSWDWAVVLVYMLFTTWLGHRLSGKQANIKDFFLGGKTLPWWAVSGSMIATEISALTFIGVPGIVYGLEGDWTYLQWGLGSIVARFAVAYWLIPLYYEKEIFSPYDFMGDRLGEGVKRLVTLLFSLGAILGQSVRVLVTAIILQVVTGMDVWLCICAIGLVAVIWTFMGGMQTVIWTDVIQFCLFIFGGLLAFGMLVGQLGWTEISALNQIEVNGRSIDKLQILDLTTPFSDPALKYTLWVGLLAMPFQNVAAFGVDQLNTQRMFCCGSVKEARKAMCWSSVSILITVLMLAVGSGLFAWYQSYPPSGSILKSFESDPNNVFPTWITLEVPVGVSGLILAGAFAAAISSLDSILAALSQTSLSVLFGRERLEAEGKGAEMVRLSRIAVCVWGVILTLAALGLMEIRSRNTDSDLIKLAFGMVAYTYGPLLGVLLAALCPIRSHLTGLLLGTFCSVCLVAWFRPELPLVLEMLDFEYLADKVKDSRPGLASEWFFPLNAALTFGFGILSGWLFPDKSRLPG; encoded by the coding sequence ATGGATCGAGCGGTGCACACGTATTTTACTTCCTGGGATTGGGCTGTGGTTTTGGTGTATATGCTGTTCACCACGTGGCTCGGTCACCGGCTTTCCGGCAAGCAGGCAAACATCAAGGATTTTTTCCTCGGGGGGAAAACCTTGCCATGGTGGGCCGTGAGCGGGTCGATGATCGCGACCGAGATCAGCGCTCTGACTTTTATTGGTGTTCCTGGGATCGTCTATGGCCTGGAAGGCGATTGGACCTATTTACAGTGGGGGCTGGGATCGATCGTTGCGCGTTTCGCCGTCGCTTATTGGCTGATTCCTTTATATTATGAGAAAGAGATTTTCAGTCCTTATGATTTTATGGGGGACCGGCTCGGGGAGGGGGTGAAGCGTTTGGTCACTTTGCTGTTTTCTCTTGGAGCCATCCTTGGCCAGAGTGTTCGGGTGCTGGTGACGGCGATTATTCTTCAGGTGGTCACCGGGATGGATGTTTGGTTGTGCATTTGTGCGATCGGTTTGGTTGCGGTGATTTGGACATTTATGGGGGGGATGCAGACGGTGATCTGGACGGATGTGATCCAGTTCTGTCTCTTTATCTTTGGCGGATTACTCGCATTTGGCATGCTGGTTGGCCAGCTTGGCTGGACTGAGATCTCTGCGCTGAACCAGATCGAGGTGAATGGGAGGTCCATCGACAAGCTTCAGATTCTCGATTTGACCACTCCATTCTCGGATCCGGCATTGAAATACACCTTGTGGGTGGGCTTGTTGGCGATGCCTTTTCAGAATGTTGCCGCGTTCGGGGTGGACCAACTCAATACCCAGAGGATGTTTTGTTGTGGGAGTGTCAAGGAGGCTCGCAAAGCGATGTGCTGGAGTAGCGTATCCATTCTTATTACCGTGCTGATGTTGGCCGTAGGCAGTGGACTATTTGCCTGGTATCAAAGTTACCCACCATCCGGTTCGATTTTGAAGAGCTTTGAGTCCGATCCCAATAATGTTTTCCCGACTTGGATTACTCTGGAGGTGCCCGTGGGGGTCAGCGGCTTGATCCTTGCCGGAGCCTTCGCCGCAGCTATTTCCAGCCTGGATTCCATTTTGGCTGCCTTGAGCCAGACCAGCTTGTCTGTTCTTTTTGGACGTGAGCGGCTGGAAGCCGAAGGCAAGGGGGCCGAAATGGTCAGGCTCTCCCGAATTGCTGTTTGTGTCTGGGGGGTGATATTGACCCTGGCTGCGCTCGGACTGATGGAAATCAGGAGCCGGAACACTGACAGCGATCTGATTAAGCTGGCCTTCGGGATGGTTGCCTACACCTATGGACCACTTTTGGGCGTTTTGTTGGCTGCTCTTTGCCCTATACGAAGCCATCTCACGGGTCTTCTGTTAGGGACTTTTTGTTCCGTCTGTCTGGTTGCCTGGTTCCGTCCCGAGTTGCCGCTCGTTTTGGAGATGCTTGATTTTGAATACCTTGCCGACAAGGTGAAGGATTCTCGACCCGGCTTGGCCTCAGAATGGTTTTTCCCGCTCAACGCCGCACTGACTTTCGGCTTTGGAATCCTCAGCGGTTGGCTGTTTCCTGATAAATCAAGGTTGCCGGGCTAG
- the dnaA gene encoding chromosomal replication initiator protein DnaA — protein sequence MNQASIPTDDTPAINDDLCSTLVEDMKQLWESVSGALKGLVSGDAFSRWFLSAELVDMNETEAVLAVESDMHQVWIETNYMPEVQTAFSQVSEMPRKVRVVVADEQEVQMSQPKAKEAKAEVPVVDRQPIQVPGQGKGESTHSGGGQAGGQDVMQKKLRSAGLNPQFSFDRFVVGQSNEFAQAACVAVASAKQAVYNPLFIHGGSGLGKTHLMQAIGQRLMKENPSARVVYLTCEKFINEFIEMVRKGGLDRFRRKYRRADILLIDDVQFLAGKERSQEEFFHTFNELLDLQSQVVLTSDRPASEIKNVEPRLISRFECGLTVELQPPGMETRLAILQRKMEDWDVSLGDDILTMLSERIQSNVRRLEGGLVRVATFASLGTEQITVERAEFLLKDILREEGQKRVNIDSIQKAVSKHFDLRLADMTSRRRPTNIAFPRQIAMYLSRKLTPSSLVEIGDAFGGRDHGTVIYACKKVKDSIESDVHTRDSVDMLITTLQRK from the coding sequence ATGAATCAAGCCTCGATCCCGACAGACGACACCCCCGCAATCAACGATGACCTTTGCTCCACGCTGGTGGAAGACATGAAGCAATTATGGGAGAGTGTATCGGGGGCCTTGAAAGGGCTTGTTAGTGGGGACGCCTTCAGTCGCTGGTTTTTGTCTGCAGAGTTGGTGGACATGAATGAGACCGAGGCCGTGCTCGCGGTTGAGAGTGATATGCATCAGGTATGGATCGAGACCAATTACATGCCTGAGGTTCAGACGGCTTTTTCCCAGGTTTCGGAAATGCCACGCAAGGTGCGAGTGGTCGTTGCGGATGAACAGGAGGTTCAAATGAGCCAGCCGAAGGCGAAGGAAGCCAAAGCTGAAGTCCCCGTGGTGGATCGGCAGCCCATTCAAGTCCCCGGGCAGGGGAAGGGTGAGTCCACCCATTCTGGTGGCGGTCAAGCCGGAGGGCAGGATGTGATGCAGAAGAAGCTTCGTTCTGCCGGATTGAATCCACAGTTTAGCTTTGACCGTTTTGTTGTCGGACAGAGTAATGAATTTGCCCAGGCCGCCTGTGTCGCTGTGGCATCGGCCAAGCAGGCGGTATACAACCCATTATTTATTCACGGCGGGTCCGGGTTGGGGAAAACTCACTTGATGCAGGCGATTGGTCAGCGCTTGATGAAGGAGAATCCATCGGCTCGGGTGGTGTATCTCACGTGTGAAAAGTTTATCAACGAATTCATTGAGATGGTGCGCAAGGGGGGGCTTGACCGTTTTCGGCGCAAGTATCGCCGAGCGGATATTCTCCTCATTGATGATGTTCAATTTCTTGCTGGCAAGGAACGCTCACAGGAGGAGTTCTTCCATACCTTCAATGAGTTGCTGGATTTGCAGAGTCAGGTTGTGCTGACCTCTGACCGTCCGGCGTCTGAGATCAAGAATGTTGAACCTCGTTTGATTTCGCGCTTCGAGTGCGGACTGACTGTGGAGCTACAGCCTCCAGGAATGGAGACTCGCTTGGCGATTTTACAGCGCAAGATGGAAGATTGGGACGTTTCACTTGGCGATGATATTCTGACGATGCTTTCGGAGCGCATTCAGAGTAACGTGCGTCGCCTTGAAGGTGGCTTGGTGAGGGTGGCAACCTTCGCATCGCTCGGAACGGAACAAATTACGGTAGAGCGTGCGGAATTTCTTCTTAAGGACATTTTGCGCGAGGAGGGACAAAAACGAGTCAATATCGACTCGATTCAAAAGGCCGTTTCGAAGCATTTCGATCTAAGGCTTGCTGATATGACCAGTCGCCGACGCCCTACCAATATTGCTTTCCCTCGCCAAATTGCGATGTATTTGAGTCGTAAACTAACACCAAGTTCTCTGGTTGAGATTGGAGACGCCTTCGGTGGTCGCGATCATGGAACCGTGATATATGCGTGTAAAAAGGTGAAGGACAGCATTGAGAGTGATGTGCATACCCGGGATTCCGTGGATATGTTGATCACGACATTGCAGAGAAAATAG